In Actinoplanes lobatus, the DNA window ACCACCGCGGGGCAGCCGTGCTCGCGGGTGAGCAGCTCCCGGACGCCGAACCGGTCCCAGCCCGGCATGATCGGCGGCGACACCGGCACCCCGTCGCGGAAGCTGACCGGCCCCGGCACCCCGATCCCGATCGCGTCGAGCCGGTCGTAGGCGCCCTCCACCCGGGCCTTGGCCAGCAGTTCGTTGACGCGGTGCAGGATCACCTTGGGGCCGGAGCGGATGTCGGCCTCTTCGGTGTAGTTGGCCACGGGTTCCAGGCGGCCGTTGGTCACCTCGACGTCGATCGAGCTGGCGCCCAGGTCGACCGCGGCGAACCGCAGCCTCGGATGCAGCTCGACTAGCGTCGACCGGCGGCCGCCCCGGGAGGCGGCCATCCCGGCTTCGACGAGGTAGCCCGCGGCGACCAGACGTTCCACTTCGGCCAGCAGCCGCGGGCGGGGCAGTTGCAGGCGATCGGCCAGCTCAGCCCGCGAGATGGCGCCCTCGTTCCGCAGCAGGCGCAGCAGCCGCAGGTAGGGCGGATCGATCGTCATACGCACGTTGGCTCCACATCCGCACGCCACAGCGTGCCGCGTCCGCCGATGTCACATCGATTCTTCGTCGATGTGTTACATGCGCCACAGTAGAAGTGATTGTTCTAGCTGTCCATAGCTTCCAGCTGATCCAACTCAAACTTTCGACAGATCCTGCAAAAGGTCCGGCGGGGCGCCCTCAAGAAAGATCCTTAAAGACCAAAGCCCCAACCATCCAGGGGTACGGTCGGCGGCAGTCCCGGCCACTGCGCGGGCATGACCGGGCAGTGCACCGACCCGTGGCAGAAGTCCGGCAGCAGGTCACGGATGCCCAGGTCCAGGCCGTCGTAGAGGATCCCCGGGCCGTCCGGGCCGCGGACGATCAGCGTCCGGTCACGGTGATCGCGGTGCGGCTGCGGGCGCTGCCGGTGCGGCTTGCCGGCCGTGGGCTCGGCCGCGGGCTTCACGGCCGGCCGGGGGCGGACCGGCTGAGCAACGGCTGGCGCCGGACGGTTCGTCGTCGGCTTGATGATGATCACCGGCGGGGTTTTGGTGGGCCGGCGAGGAGGCTTCGGAGCGCCCGTGCCGGGTTTGATGACGATCACCGTAGGGGCCGGGGGCTTGATGATGATCACCGGCGGCGTCGTGGCGGGCCGGTGCGGCTTCGGAACGCCCGGACCGGGTTTGATGACGATCACCGAAGGGCTCGGGCTCGGCGTGACGACAGCCATCGGGCGAGCCGGGCTCGGGTCGGCGACGACCGGGAGGGCGACGGTGGGCGTGGGGAAACTCGTGACCGGCGACGACTGGATCACGGTGGGCGTGGGCGCCGACGACGGCTGCGTGGCAGCGGGCGCGGGAGATGTCGCCGGCCCCTGCGTGACGGTGGGCACGGGCGTGACCGGGTTGCCCTGCGAATCGAGGATACGCAGCACGAACGCGTCGGCATCGGGTGCCGGGTCCGGGACGGGACCGCCACTGCGGGCGATGGGCGGTGGCAGCAGCGTCGTGATGACGGCGACCCCGGCGAAGGTGACGATCCTGTGCATCCGGGTGATCTCCTCGGGCTGGTGGAACCGAACCACCCGAGGTTAATCCCTAGATCGGACAAAACAGTCATTACTCGCATAAGTGCACTACCTGCGGGTGGCCCGCGGTGACGTCGTCCACCGGCGAGCCACGCGCCGCGCGTACCGAAAGATTGGTTCTGTCAGGGAAATGCTCGAACGAGCGGAGACGACGAGCCGGACCTGCGGTTCCTGACGGTCAGGGCGACGACACCGACGGAGCCGGGGAGGGTCTCGCCGCGAGGGCGTTCTCGACCGCGGCGATCGTGGCCGCGTCCACGGTTCCGGTCGGCTCGACCCCCAGGTCCTTCTGGAACGCCTTGAGTGCCTCGGTCAGCTGGTCGGTCCAGTTGCCGTCGACCGGCCCGGTCCAGAACCCGGCCAGCTTCAGGGTCTGCTGCACGGCCGCGGTGGACGCGATCGCCTCGTCGGCGGCCGCACCGCCCTTGGCCCGCAGATCCTTCTGCAACGCCGCGTCGGTGGCCTTGTCGACGGTGCCGGTCTCGGTCAGGCCGTGCGCCTTCTGGAGTGCCCGCACCGCGTCGACCGTGGTGGGACCGTAGACGCCGTCCACCTCGGCCTTGTAGTAACCGGCCGTGGACAGCGACTTCTGCACGGCCAGCGTGTAGTCGCGGGCCTGACCCCGCTGCTCCTCGGTGGCGCAGCCGGCCTCGCCCAGCAGGTCCAGCCACGACATCTCCAGCGCGACGGCCGCCGAGTTGAACCGCTCCGACGCCTGCCGCAGCGGTGTCTGATCGGCGACGCCCTCCTGGGCCGCGGTGAAGTCGGCGTCGGCCTGTCTGACCCGGCTGACCGTGGTGTCGGCGACGGACGCCCGCGGCTCGGGCGCCTTCGACGGCGACGGCGACGGGGCGGGCGGCAGCGACGCGCCGGCGCGGGCGGACGCCAGGGCCGCGGTCGCCTCGGCCAGCTCCTTCTCGGCGTCCGCGACCGCCTGGCGGGCGGCGGCGAGCTTCTCGACCGAGGTGACCACCTCCGACCGGGGGTCGGCCAGGTCCGCGCCGGCCTCCTTCACGTCGCCGACGGTCGGCGCGGTGCCGGTGATCAGGTCGCCGTACCGGTCCAGGGCGGTCACGTAGGAGGAGCTGGTCCGGCAGAAGGCCTCGATCTGGCCGGCCAGTTCGGCCTGCGCCCCGGCGAGGGCCTCCTGCGCGTCGGCGAGCTGCCGTTCGGCGACCGTCACCCGGGCGCCGCCGTCGGCGCTGTCGCATCCGGTTACCGCGAGAATCCCGGTGAGAATCAGGATCGGTACGCGGGCCCGCATGTCAGCGGCGGTTGTTGCGTTTGCGGAGAAAAACCACGATGCCCGCGACCACCAGTAACAGGGGAAGGACAAGTCCCCACATCAACGCACCAGTCATGCGCTGATCGTGGCACTCCGGCGAGCGCTCCCGGATCATCCCGGCGGGATGAGGAGGCGAAATGACACGATCGGCCGTTTCTCCGGCGGGTTCGGTGGGACGCGAATAGTCTTCCGGTATCCGGCGAGACTGGGGGCGGAGGGCTGCCGACATGAGGCCTCTGAGACCGGCGTCCGAGGCATCGGCCGGCCCGCGTTCGATGCACCTCATCGCGGTGGCCTTCGTGATGATCACCTTGATCGCCGTGGTCTCCGTGGTGCTCCCGGCGGGAATGCACGTCTTCGGCATGACGGCCATCGGGACCGCGCTGGCTGCCGCCTCGGCGAACCCGCGCGGGGTGCTGGCCGTCGGCTGTTACGCCCTCGTCACGGCCTTCGTGGTCTCCACCTGGCAGGGGCTGCTCGGCACCCCCGATCAGATCCTGCGGCTGCTGGTGGGCGCCGCGTTCGTCCCGATCAGCTGGGCGATCGCCGTCCACCTGCGAGAACTGCTGCGGGCGACCGCGGAGGCGGCCAGCGATCGGGGCATGCTGGCCGCGATCGTGGAGCAGTCCACCGACGCGATCACCGTGCTGGACCGCGACGGCACGGTGATGATGTGGAACGCCGGCGCGGAAAATCTGTACGGCTACCGGGCCGCCGAGATGGTCGGCCGGAGCTTCACCCGCGTGCTGCCCGCGGAGCGGGTGCCGTACTTCCGGCGAGCGCTGGCCGACGCGAACGCCGGCAAACACGTGATCCTCGACGAACTGCCGCGGCTCCACCGCGACGGCACCACGTTCCTGGTGTCGCTCGCCGCGGCGCCGATCCGCGACGAATCCGGCCAGGTGGTCGCCTCGGCGGCCACCGAACGCGACATCACCGCCCAGAAACGGCGCGAGGCCGAGGAACGGCAGGCCCGGGAGCGGACCGCCCGGGCGGCGCGGATGGAGAGCCTGGGACAGCTGGCCGGCGGGGTGGCGCACGACTTCAACAACCTGCTCGCCATCATCCTCAACTACGCCGACTTCCTCGCCGACGAGGTCACCGCCGACGGCCGCCGGGATCTCGACCGCATCCGTGAGGCCGCCGACCGGGCCCGCGCGCTGACCGGCCAGCTGCTGCTGTTCGCCAAGCAGGAACCCACCCCGGTCGAGAACGTCGACCTCAACGAGGTCGTCAGCAGCTCCAGCGAACTGCTGAGCCGCAGTATCGGCCCGAACATCCGGCTCGTCTGCCGCACCCACGACCAGCCCCTCCCGGTACGCGCGAACCGCGGCCGCCTCGACCAGATCCTGCTCAATCTGGTCATCAACGCCCGCGACGCGATGCCCGACGGCGGCACGGTCGTCGTCAGCACCGACCGGACGCCTGACGGCGGCGCCCGGCTGTCGGTCGCCGACACCGGCTGCGGGATGACCGCCGAGGTCCGCGACCGGCTCTTCGAACCGTTCTTCACCACCAAACCCGCCGACCAGGGCACCGGGCTCGGCCTGGCCACCGTCTACGGCATCGTCGAGGACGCCGGCGGCCACATCGGCGTCGCATCGTCGCCGGGGGCGGGCACCACCTTCACCATCGACCTGCCGCGGGCCGACGGCCCGGCCCCCGGAGCGGCCGGAACGTCGGCGGCGGGTCCGTCGCCGGGTCACGGTGAGCACGTGGTCGTTCTCGAGGACGAGGATTTCGTACGCGACGCGGTGATCCGGATTCTGCGGGAGAACGGATTCCGGACCACCGTCCTGCATGAACACGATCCGGCCGCCGTCCTGGACGACGCCGACCTGCTCATCGCCGACATCGCGTTGCGCCACAGCTCCGGGCCGGAGGTCGCCGTCCGCCTGCGCCGCCGTCACCCCGGCCTGCGGGTGCTGTTCATGTCCGGCTACAGCGAACGGGACCTGCGCGACCGCTACCAGCTCGACGACTCGGTCCGGATCGTGCCGAAACCGTTCACCGCCGTCGAACTGCTCGCCGCGGTCGGCGACGCCCTGGCGGCCACCGCCGGCCACCACGGATAGCAGCCCACGCGCCGGCTCCCCGGCCCGTCAGCCGGTGCAGATCGGGGCGATCGCGCCGCGCAGGGCCTTCTCGTGCAGCGGGTCGAGCCGGTGCCGGCGGTCTGCCTCACCTTCCGCGAGGAGCAGCAGGTCGCGGCAGCGGCGGGTGGCGGCGCGCAGGTTCGCGGTGGCGGCGAGCCGGCCGACGAACGCGGCGGTGATCCGGTCCAGGTGCGGGCGCACCTCGGTGACCAGGTCGGGCCGTTCGGCCGGGACCCGCTCGGGGTGCCGGGTCCACCGGTCGAACAGGCCGCGCTGCACGGTCTTGCTCATCTCGATCTGCGCCCGGAAGAACGCGACCGTCTCGGCGGGGTCCAGCCCCGCCTCGGTGGCCATCGCGGCGGCCCGGTCGAGCACCTGCTGTTCGCGGGCCGGATCGTCGATCGGCTGGTCCGTGCCGAACTTGGCGGCGGCCACCCGGTCGGCCAGCAGCAGGCGCTCGGCTGCGAGGCTGACCAGCTCTTTCAGATCGCTCGACGGCGGCAGCGCGGTCGTCATCGCCGCGGTCAGACCAACAACAAACAGATATATCACCTTTCCACCATATAGTCCCGGTTTAGGCTGGCCGGCGACCCTGCGGCTATGGCTAGCTGGCCGGGGGCTCGTATGACCAGGTGTTGCCGGCGTTGGATGTCGAGATGATCTGTGCTTCGACCCATTGCTTGTTCATGTCGAACCAGTAGAAGTCGGTGGTGACGGTGCCGGCGTTGGTGTTGTGCTGGGGCACGTCCAGGGTGACGGTGAAGCGGAAGGTCATCTGTGTCTTGCCCGGGGGCCAGGTGAGGTCGATGGGTGCCCACCGGCCGTGGTTGTTGTTCAGGTCGGCGATGGTGCCGGTGTAGACGGTGGTGGCGGATGCTTCGTGGAGGCGTTCGATCGTGACGTTCAGCCATTTCGCCACGTCCGTACCGCTGCCGGTGTAGGACGAGTTGGCCGTGTAGAGGCGCAGGTCGGGATCGTATGAGCCGGCCCCTGGGTCGTAGGTCACCGTGATGGTCCGGGTCATGGTCACCGCGCCGGGAGTGGAGAACGTCGGGTCGGTGGTGGTGAACATCGGGCCGGAGGCGCTGGTGGACAGCGGCGTGGACGGGGCCTGGCGGCCGGAGGCGAAGGTGTTGGCGGCGTTCACGACGGTCGCGGTGTGCGCGGCCGCGGAGCGGCCCACGGTGGCGGGTGCGATGAAGGTGGCCGCGGCTGCGGCGGAGACGGCGAGGGTGAGGATCGCGCTGCGCCGGAAGCCGGGCAGGTGGGACCGGTTGGCGGGCTGGACGCCGGCGAGCAGGCCGGTGAACCCGAGCACGGTCAGCGCGAGTGGTACGACGTCGTGTTGCTTGGCCCACAAGAGGGACATGCCGACCCACGGGACCATGAGGAATGCGCGGCCCTGGACGGCGTCGCGGGTCACCCCGAGCAGGTCGGGGGTGGGGTTGCTGTCGCCCTGGGTGATGTAGGTGCCGTCGGGGTTGATCCCGACGATGCGGTGGGTCAGCAGTGTCCCGGGCTTGGCGGGGTTGTGGACGGTGACGACTTTGCCGAGCAGCGGGGTGTTGTCGTCGATGTCCCTGGTGACGACGATGTCGCCGACCCGGATGCGCGGAGCCATCGATCCGGACACGATGACGGTGGCGTTGAAGCCGAACGGGACGAGCACCACCGCCCACATCGCGAGGCTGGTCAGGGCCCACAGCATCGCGCGGGCCATCATGATCCGCAGGGCCTCGGCCCAGCTGGGGTTCTCCGGCCGGGTGAGCCCCGTGACGCGACGGTGCCGGTCGGCAGGTTCGGCCATGGTCGCCATCACGGGGCTCCTCTCGTCCGCGGCGGTGGGTGCGGCTACTTCCCGGTCGCGGTGAACGCGAACCCGACACTGCCGAGGGTCGCGTCGTACTGGGTGGTGCCGGAGGCCAGCTTCACCGTGAAGACGTACTTCTGCGACTGGGTGGGAGTGGCAGGGTTGCCGGTGATGTCCCACAGGACCGGCACGGACAGCGCGCTGAGCTTCTGCTCGGCGGCGCCGACCACGTCACCCGCACCGTTCTTGACGGTGACGAGCAGGTCGTCGGCCAGCTCTTTACCCGTACCCGTGGCGCCGGTGGCGGTCAGCGCGACCACGGCGTCGTGCTTGCCGGTGTAGTTGACGGTGATCTCATTGGAGATCGTGTCGCCCGGCTTGAGCACACCGTTGGCGGCTTTGCCGTTGAGGTGCTCGGTGGCCGTGTCGAACAGCGGCAGCGTGGCGACGGCCGAGTTCTTGTCGGTCAGCTGGAGGGCGACACTGTCGTGCACGGCGAACGAGTTGCCGGCGTTGGTCTGGGTGTCCGTGAACGCGGCGCCGGAGAACCCGAGCACGACGGCGGCGGACACGGCCAGGCCGAGCGGCGCCGCGGCCCACCTGAGAAGATTCATGTTCATGGCTCGCTCCTTTCAGGAGCCGAACTCGGCGATCGGGAGTACGTCCCGATCGAGGGCACCTCGGCGCGCCGACTGCTGATCCTCATGATCGGTGGGCGGCCGGGTGGTTTACCCGTCGTCTGCAGGCTGGTGCACAAGCTGGCGGGCGACCGCGGTGACCGCGGGTCCGCTGCTCCTGCAGCTGGGTGACCTGTACCGGGATGGGTCTTCGGGGTGCGCGGGGCCGTGTACGGCCGGGGTCATCTCCGGTGGACCGAACAATGCACGGGTACGTCGCGGTGGCCGTGAGGAACGCGTCCTCGGCCCGCTGCCCGGTCGGGTGTCCGAACAAGACCACTATCGCTGGATATGCACTCGGAGGACCACCTCCACCAGCACCCGCCGGGGCGTTGGTGCCGCGGCTTGAGAGGTGCTGCACCCCTACGATCGGCACCAGCCCGCACCGGTACAGCGGCACCACCGACCGATCCCTGTGACCCACGTCGCGCCGAACGGCTACCCGGGCGGCGGACCGGTCCCGTCAGGTGGCTTTGACCGCGGCGCCCTCGATGACCACCTCGAGACAGTCACGGAACAGGTCGTCCACCGTACGGCCGGGTTGGAAGTATTCGGCGACGGCGGCGACCACGGTCGGGTGCTGCCGGGTGAACGTGTCCATGTCGAAGCCTTTCAACGCCTCGGGGTCCGGGCGGGGCGCCTGCTCTTCGAGGACGTGGCCGACCGTGAAGCGCTCGACGGTCAGAACGATCACGCGAGCCTGACGCAGCGGCACGCCGCGGGCCACGAGAGTGTTCATGGCCAGTTCGGAGATCCCCGCCATGGCGCGGGAGAGCTGGGCGGTGGAGACCACCCGGGCGCCGTCCGGATGGGCGAGCAGCGCTCGGCGCAGCCGCTCGGCCAGGCCGCTCAGCCAGTCCCGCCAGTGCTGATCCGGCTCGGGCGGTGACATGTCGCCGAACTCCTGGTCGAGGATCGCGTCGGCGATCGCGGTGACCAGGGCCGCCTTGTTGGGCAGATGCCAGTAGAGGGTCGGCGACTGCACACCGAGCCGCGCGGCGAGTTTGCGTGTCGTCACCCCGTCGAGCCCCTCGGCGTCCAGCAGAGCGACGGCCTCGGCGACGATACGCTGTCGGTCTAGCGCCAATGCGGTACCTCCCGTCGGCACTCTATCAGTGCTAAAGTCACCCTATCAGTGATAGAGAGACCGCTGTCAGGTCCAGTCGTGGCGGGCCGCGTACCACCCGAGTTGCATGCGGGTCTGGACACCGGCCAGGTCCATCAGGTGCCGCAGGCGCCGTTGCAGGGTGCGTAGCGAGAGGTCGAGCTGGGTGGCGACGGCCTGGTCGGTGAGCCCGGCGAGCAGCAGCGCCAGGATGGTCCGGTCCAGCGCCGTGATGACGTCCGCGGCCGGCTCGCCGAGGCCCGCCAGGTCCAGCGGGTGGGCGTGGCTCCACACCGTCTCGAAGAGCGCGTCCATGGCGGTGAGCAGCCCGGACCGGTGCAGCAGGACCGCGCCCGGCTCCTCACCGGCGGCGACCGTCAGCGGCACCAGGGCCAGTTCGTCGTCGGCGAGCATCAGCTTGATCGGCAGGGACTCGGTCACCCGGATCTCGACGCCCTGGCGCAGCGACTCCATCGTCTCGGCGACCATGCCGGGTGAGGAGAGCGCCGGCTGGTCCATGACGACCCGGTAGCGCACCCCCTGGGCCACCATCTGCGACTCGACTGGGTTGTCCCCCGGCGCCACCGCCACGTGCGGGGTGGTGACGAACATACGCACCTGCCGTCGGGCGGCGTGCTGCACCTGCGCGAACCGGTGCCGGAGCGCCTCGACGCCGGTGACCACCTCGATCAGCTCGCTGATGGTGCGGCCGGCCATCGCCTTGCGGTGCTCCTCGGCAAGCGTGACCAGCGCCAGTTCGGCGTTGCGCAGCTCGGCCCGCCGTTCACTGATCATGGCGCCCAGCGCGACCGCCGGGGGCGCCGCCGCGAAGACGCCGTCGGGTGTGGACTTGACCAGCCCGCACGCCGTCAGCCGGTACAGCGCGTCCTCGATGACGGCGACCGGGAGTCGCAGGGCGACGGTGAGTTCGGCCAGGTCGGCCTGGGCGCGACCGGCGAGGACACTGTAGACCGACTCGTGGTCGGGGCTCAGGCCCAGAGCGGCGAGCATCGGTGGCCGTCTCCTCTCCACCCGGGGGTGCGGAGAGGATATGCCGGGCCCCGGGACGTCGCCGCCCCAGGGCCCCGCGAATGGGATCATCGGAGGCCGTACGCCCGAATGATCTCCTGGTTGATGCTGAACCCGGCGTCGGTGGCGCCGGTGGCGCGCACCGAGAGGAAGCCGCCGGGCCGCCTCGGCAGTTTCAGCGTGCTGGTCCACCAGCCGCCGTCCGTGCGCAGCGTCGCCTTCTGCCAGGTGGCGCCGTCGTCGTAGGACACCTCCAGGCCCACCGAGGTGACGGTGCCGGTGTCCGGGCCGCCGCCGGCCTGCGGGATCGGCTTCACCCGGATCTTCCGGGTGCTGCCGGCCGGGACGTCACCGCGCTCGTCGGTGTCCAGGCGGTACTCCATCTGGAGCAGCGCCATCGGCTCGAAACGGTCCGAGTCGTTGGAGCTGGAGACGAAGTCCCATTCGGTGTGGGTACGGGTGGACAGCCGCCACTTCTCGGCCGGGCGGGAGGCGTCCAGGACCAGGTGGTAGGGCAGTGTCCCGGGCGGCACCGCCTTCCATTGCAGCGACGACGAGTACTTGTTCTCGTGCAGCAGCGTGTCGCCCTGGTAGAGCTTGAGGTTGGTGGGCACCGAACCCCACTCCAGGTTGCCGCCGTATTCGAGGGTGTCCCCGGACGACGTCCACGCCTGCACGTTGATGGTCATGTTGTCGCGGTAGCGGCTGTTCTGCACGGCGAACGTCCGGTTGAACGCGGGCCGGATCGCCGGGGCGAACCAGTCCAGGCGGGTGGCGCCCTTGGCGTAGGTGTTGCGGTTGGCCGAGACCGTCCAGGTGCCCTGCGCGTGCGACTCGGACCACACCTGTCCGGGGGTGACCCATTCGGTACGGGTGGACGGGTGCCACTCCCGCTCCGCGAAGCCGAGCGCCGGGACGAACGTCACGTCGTACCGGCCGCCGCTGCCCTGCACCGGCTCGGTCGGGTTGTAGTAGTGGGCGTCGATCCGGGTCAGGTCCGTGGCGCGCGGGTGGTACGTGAGCGGCCGGTCCGGCACCTTTCCGGTGTAGGTGCGGGTCAGGTCGTAGAGGTAGGTGGCGTACGGCACCTGGTTGGTGGCGATGTGCCGCCGGCCCGACTTCGCCAGCTCGATGAGGCGTGCCCCGGCGTCACGGTGCACGCTGGCGACCGGGATCGGCGACGCCCCCACCACCTCGTTGAGGATGCCGGCACCGTCGTTGACGACCAGCAGGAGTTTCGCTCCAGCGGCGACCGCGGCGGCGGCCCGGTCGGCGGCGCTGATCGCGTCGCTGCGGGTCACCACGACCGCCTTGCCCTTGGCGTCCGGGTATTCGCCGGGGGTGCCGGTGCCCGCGTAGACCAGCGGCAGGACGTCCCGGCCCGCCTCCATGGTGCTGCCCGGCTGGACGGTGGCGTCCAGCGGCGGCAGGCCGAGCGCGCTCAGGCTCAGCAGGGGCTCGCCCTTGCGCCACCGGTTGACCAGCGTGAACGTCACGTCCTCGACCTGCTCGGTCGGCGAGAGGTAGACGTCGTCGAACCGGACCGGGATCAGGAACGCGTCCCGGAAGCTGTCGCCGCCGGGGTAGGTGATCCCGTAGTCGACCTTGCGCTGCCGGTTCTCGGTGCGCTGCGGTGTGCCGGTCTCCAGCGGGCGGGCCTTGCTCGCGTCCAGCACGACGGTCGCCGCCTTGCCGTCGATCACGGTCTCCGGGTCGACCAGGATCGCGTAGCCGAGGGAGTCGGCCCGCTCACCCGGCACCTGGAGGACGGACTCGACGGTGTAGGTGCCCGGCGGCATCCGCAGTGTCTGTTCACCGGTGACGGTGTAGTAGTACGGGTCGAACTCCCCCGCCTTCTTCAGCAGGACGGTCGCGGTGGCGGGCTTTCCGTCCCGGCCGAGCAGCTTGATGGTCAGGTCGTAGCGCTCGTCCTCTTTGATCAGACCCAGCGACGTACGCGTGACAGCCGCACCGGTGGCGGCATCGGTGCCGACCAGGTACCCGGTGTAGCGGCCGGTGCCGGGCGCGGTCGGGTCACCGCTGACGCCGACCGTGGCGGCGCCTCCCGCGGGCACCGTCACCGAGCCGGCGCCGAGCTCGAACGGGCCGGTGGCGGCCAGGTTCAGAGTGACCGCGCCGGTGCCCGTGTTGGTGAAGGTGACCTGCTCGGTGACCGGCTCGTCGGTGGGCTCGTGCGGCCAGTCGAAGTTGCCGAAGAACACCGAGCCGGTCGCCCGTACCTGCTCGCGGACGGCGGCGGCCACGTCGACCCGGCCGGTGCCGACCTGGTACGGCGTGTAGTTGGTCAGCCCCTTGGCGCTGCTCATCAGCGCCTCCTTGAGCTGCGGGCCGGTCCAGCCGGGATGCCGCTGGGCCAGGATCGCGGCCGCGCCGGAGACGTGCGGGGTGGCCATCGAGGTGCCGCTGATGCTGCGGTACAGGCCGCTGCCGGTGGTCATCTGCTGCGACCGGGCGGCGTTGATGGCGACGCCGGGCGCGGTGATGTCCGGCTTGAGGGCGCCGCTGCGGATCAGCGGGCCGGTGCTGGAGAAGCCCGCGAGGCGGTCCTGCTTGTCGACGGCGCCGACGGTCAGCGCGCTGGCGGCCGAGCTCGGGGTGCCGATGGTCTCCGGCCCGCTGTTGCCGGCGGCGATCACGAACAGGGTGCCGTACCTGGCGGACAGCGTGTCGACCGCGACCGCCATCGGGTCGGTGCCGTCCGACAGCGTCGGGTCGCTGAGGCTCATGCTGACGATGTCGGCGCCGGACTCGGCGGCCCACTGCATGCCGGCGAGCACCCAGGAGTCGAGTCCGGAGCCGCTGTTGTCGAGCACCTTGCCGACGATCAGGTCCGCGCCGGGCGCGACACCCTTGTTGACACCGCTGGAGGCGGCGCCGGTGCCGACGATCGTCGAGGCGACGTGGGTGCCGTGACCGTTGACGTCGGCGGTGTCCTGGCCGGGCACGAAGCTGACCTTGTCGTCGATCTGGTCGGCGAGGTCGGGGTGGGTGGCGTCGATGCCGGTGTCGAGGACCGCCACCTTCACGCCGGCGCCGTCGTAACCGGCGGCCCACGCCTCGGGCGCGCCGATCTGCGGGACGCTGTCCTTGAGGTTGGCGGTGACCCGCCCGTCCAGCCAGAGCTTGCCCGTCTTCTCGCCGAGTGCGGTCCAGAACGGGCGGGTCTGGCTCTTGTCCACGGTGAGCGCGGCGGCACCCACCGTCCGCAGGTCACGGACCAGTTTCGCGCCGCGCGGGACGGCCGGCGCGGCCGTGCGTGCCGCTCCCGCCGGGACGGTGCTGATCACCGGTACGACGCTGGTCTTCGCGTCGTCGTACCCCATCTC includes these proteins:
- a CDS encoding peptidoglycan-binding domain-containing protein, translating into MRARVPILILTGILAVTGCDSADGGARVTVAERQLADAQEALAGAQAELAGQIEAFCRTSSSYVTALDRYGDLITGTAPTVGDVKEAGADLADPRSEVVTSVEKLAAARQAVADAEKELAEATAALASARAGASLPPAPSPSPSKAPEPRASVADTTVSRVRQADADFTAAQEGVADQTPLRQASERFNSAAVALEMSWLDLLGEAGCATEEQRGQARDYTLAVQKSLSTAGYYKAEVDGVYGPTTVDAVRALQKAHGLTETGTVDKATDAALQKDLRAKGGAAADEAIASTAAVQQTLKLAGFWTGPVDGNWTDQLTEALKAFQKDLGVEPTGTVDAATIAAVENALAARPSPAPSVSSP
- a CDS encoding hybrid sensor histidine kinase/response regulator, translated to MITLIAVVSVVLPAGMHVFGMTAIGTALAAASANPRGVLAVGCYALVTAFVVSTWQGLLGTPDQILRLLVGAAFVPISWAIAVHLRELLRATAEAASDRGMLAAIVEQSTDAITVLDRDGTVMMWNAGAENLYGYRAAEMVGRSFTRVLPAERVPYFRRALADANAGKHVILDELPRLHRDGTTFLVSLAAAPIRDESGQVVASAATERDITAQKRREAEERQARERTARAARMESLGQLAGGVAHDFNNLLAIILNYADFLADEVTADGRRDLDRIREAADRARALTGQLLLFAKQEPTPVENVDLNEVVSSSSELLSRSIGPNIRLVCRTHDQPLPVRANRGRLDQILLNLVINARDAMPDGGTVVVSTDRTPDGGARLSVADTGCGMTAEVRDRLFEPFFTTKPADQGTGLGLATVYGIVEDAGGHIGVASSPGAGTTFTIDLPRADGPAPGAAGTSAAGPSPGHGEHVVVLEDEDFVRDAVIRILRENGFRTTVLHEHDPAAVLDDADLLIADIALRHSSGPEVAVRLRRRHPGLRVLFMSGYSERDLRDRYQLDDSVRIVPKPFTAVELLAAVGDALAATAGHHG
- a CDS encoding chorismate mutase — its product is MIYLFVVGLTAAMTTALPPSSDLKELVSLAAERLLLADRVAAAKFGTDQPIDDPAREQQVLDRAAAMATEAGLDPAETVAFFRAQIEMSKTVQRGLFDRWTRHPERVPAERPDLVTEVRPHLDRITAAFVGRLAATANLRAATRRCRDLLLLAEGEADRRHRLDPLHEKALRGAIAPICTG
- a CDS encoding signal peptidase I; the encoded protein is MATMAEPADRHRRVTGLTRPENPSWAEALRIMMARAMLWALTSLAMWAVVLVPFGFNATVIVSGSMAPRIRVGDIVVTRDIDDNTPLLGKVVTVHNPAKPGTLLTHRIVGINPDGTYITQGDSNPTPDLLGVTRDAVQGRAFLMVPWVGMSLLWAKQHDVVPLALTVLGFTGLLAGVQPANRSHLPGFRRSAILTLAVSAAAAATFIAPATVGRSAAAHTATVVNAANTFASGRQAPSTPLSTSASGPMFTTTDPTFSTPGAVTMTRTITVTYDPGAGSYDPDLRLYTANSSYTGSGTDVAKWLNVTIERLHEASATTVYTGTIADLNNNHGRWAPIDLTWPPGKTQMTFRFTVTLDVPQHNTNAGTVTTDFYWFDMNKQWVEAQIISTSNAGNTWSYEPPAS
- a CDS encoding TetR/AcrR family transcriptional regulator C-terminal domain-containing protein; its protein translation is MALDRQRIVAEAVALLDAEGLDGVTTRKLAARLGVQSPTLYWHLPNKAALVTAIADAILDQEFGDMSPPEPDQHWRDWLSGLAERLRRALLAHPDGARVVSTAQLSRAMAGISELAMNTLVARGVPLRQARVIVLTVERFTVGHVLEEQAPRPDPEALKGFDMDTFTRQHPTVVAAVAEYFQPGRTVDDLFRDCLEVVIEGAAVKAT
- a CDS encoding response regulator transcription factor, translated to MLAALGLSPDHESVYSVLAGRAQADLAELTVALRLPVAVIEDALYRLTACGLVKSTPDGVFAAAPPAVALGAMISERRAELRNAELALVTLAEEHRKAMAGRTISELIEVVTGVEALRHRFAQVQHAARRQVRMFVTTPHVAVAPGDNPVESQMVAQGVRYRVVMDQPALSSPGMVAETMESLRQGVEIRVTESLPIKLMLADDELALVPLTVAAGEEPGAVLLHRSGLLTAMDALFETVWSHAHPLDLAGLGEPAADVITALDRTILALLLAGLTDQAVATQLDLSLRTLQRRLRHLMDLAGVQTRMQLGWYAARHDWT